A region from the Aegilops tauschii subsp. strangulata cultivar AL8/78 chromosome 5, Aet v6.0, whole genome shotgun sequence genome encodes:
- the LOC109739261 gene encoding AAA-ATPase At3g28610-like: MMGGGLLEHLRTSVWFYVAPVVAACAPIGVLRTYFNQHLRRPLRRLLPFLDPFVTIDITAGDSDDSYYYESRGRAKSSDAYAEVLAYLSAACSRGARELRAEGAAEGHGFVLSLRQGQEVADEFQGVTMWWSAVAPDQQQQGARGCCRLTFHERHRKLVVDEYLPHVRCAGQEVTFLNRRRRLYSNKEGVSYYSSSREVWSYIDFNHPTTFQTLAMDPAKKQMIMDDLNDFRNSKDYYRRIGKAWKRGYLLYGPPGTGKSTMIAAMANYLNYDIYDIELTTLSTNSDLRKLFIETTGKSIIVIEDIDCSLDLTGNRARKGGRRQAQADDAHDYADPNRLTLSGLLNFIDGLWSAHSGERIIVFTTNYVGELDPALIRRGRMDMHIEMSYLKFEALKTLAMNYLQMETHPLFDTIKELLDEVEIAPADVAECLMVSRRTDRDAQACLDRLIGELKMKKEETKDINNKKVRTNKHRKKAKTKANAKRKAEAEKEKVEKAASEDDNKKTNDNTEKKATEVEEEKKVIQED, encoded by the exons ATGATGGGAGGAGGACTGCTGGAGCACCTCCGGACGTCGGTGTGGTTCTACGTGGCGCCAGTGGTGGCGGCCTGCGCGCCCATCGGCGTCCTCAGGACCTACTTCAACCAGcacctccggcggcccctccgcCGGCTCCTCCCGTTCCTCGACCCCTTCGTCACCATCGACATCACGGCCGGCGACTCCGACGACAGCTACTACTACGAGTCCCGCGGCAGGGCCAAGTCGAGCGACGCCTACGCGGAGGTGCTGGCGTACCTAAGCGCGGCGTGCTCGCGGGGGGCGCGGGAGCTCCGGGCCGAGGGCGCCGCCGAGGGCCACGGCTTCGTGCTCAGCCTCCGCCAGGGCCAGGAGGTCGCCGACGAGTTCCAGGGCGTCACCATGTGGTGGTCCGCCGTCGCTCCGGACCAGCAGCAGCAGGGCGCCCGGGGTTGCTGCCGCCTTACCTTCCATGAGCGCCACCGGAAGCTCGTCGTCGATGAGTACCTGCCGCACGTCCGCTGTGCTGGCCAGGAGGTCACCTTCCTCAACCGCCGTCGCAGGCTCTACTCCAACAAGGAGGGCGTCAGCTACTA CTCGTCGTCCAGGGAGGTGTGGAGCTACATAGACTTCAACCACCCAACCACCTTCCAAACCCTAGCCATGGACCCCGCCAAGAAGCAGATGATCATGGACGACCTCAATGACTTCCGCAACAGCAAGGACTACTACCGCCGGATTGGCAAGGCGTGGAAGCGGGGCTACCTCCTATACGGCCCTCCTGGCACTGGCAAGTCCACCATGATTGCCGCCATGGCCAACTACCTCAACTATGACATCTACGACATTGAGCTCACCACCCTAAGCACCAACAGTGACCTCCGCAAGCTCTTCATCGAGACCACTGGCAAGTCAATTATCGTCATCGAGGACATCGACTGCTCCCTCGACCTCACCGGTAATCGTGCCAGAAAGGGTGGACGGCGACAAGCACAGGCAGACGATGCCCATGATTATGCCGATCCCAATAGGCTGACTTTGTCTGGCCTACTCAATTTCATCGATGGCCTTTGGTCGGCGCATAGCGGTGAGCGGATCATTGTGTTCACCACAAACTATGTCGGTGAGCTTGACCCTGCGCTGATCCGCAGGGGGCGGATGGACATGCACATTGAGATGTCGTACCTCAAGTTTGAGGCGCTCAAGACACTGGCCATGAACTACCTCCAAATGGAAACACACCCGCTATTCGACACCATCAAGGAGCTGTTGGACGAGGTGGAGATTGCCCCAGCAGATGTCGCCGAGTGTCTTATGGTGTCGAGGCGCACAGACCGTGATGCACAGGCTTGCTTGGACCGCTTGATTGGTGAGCTCAAGATGAAGAAAGAGGAAACCAAGGACATAAACAATAAGAAGGTCAGGACCAATAAGCATAGAAAGAAGGCAAAGACCAAAGCCAATGCAAAGAGGAAGGCCGAAGCCGAGAAAGAAAAGGTCGAAAAGGCAGCATCCGAGGACGATAACAAGAAGACCAATGACAACACGGAGAAGAAGGCCACAGAGgtagaggaggagaagaaggtcATCCAGGAAGATTAA